One window of the Triticum dicoccoides isolate Atlit2015 ecotype Zavitan chromosome 3B, WEW_v2.0, whole genome shotgun sequence genome contains the following:
- the LOC119280749 gene encoding uncharacterized protein LOC119280749 isoform X1 — translation MDVPLVFEMSNYFYGAVLSAAADQGHMHGSCHSRPFNLVLMAPCQGSQNDGPPIACVYSSETGLWGDLISTTDRCEFVHCNPGILVGNVLYWSSKSVSAESNYLDLDELGDDIIEFDLDSQSLALIKGPRGLNYSTTHQIIQLEDGDLGLAILSHGRFEMWQRKVSCHGGATWFLQKTVEIHTILGLPPQVEGSMRGVEILGYDEVNGVMFLFLDTNVYMLQVMSMQSRKLHQSRYANNCHPFTSFYGPAIPDGYGGAEMLQDM, via the exons ATGGACGTTCCACTAGTGTTTGAAATGTCAAACTACTTCTATGGGGCTGTGCTCTCCGCTGCCGCTGACCAGGGCCATATGCACGGCAGCTGCCACTCGAGGCCCTTTAATTTGGTCTTGATGGCCCCGTGCCAAGGCTCCCAAAACGATGGTCCACCCATCGCTTGCGTATACTCCTCGGAGACTGGACTATGGGGCGATCTGATCTCAACAACAGATCGATGTGAGTTTGTTCATTGTAATCCTGGGATCCTTGTTGGTAATGTCCTTTACTGGTCATCTAAGAGTGTGAGTGCCGAATCAAATTATTTGGATTTGGATGAGCTCGGGGACGACATAATTGAGTTTGATTTGGATAGCCAGAGTCTTGCTTTGATCAAGGGGCCTCGAGGACTGAATTATTCCACCACACATCAGATAATCCAGTTAGAGGATGGTGATCTTGGTCTTGCCATATTGTCTCATGGTAGATTTGAAATGTGGCAGAGGAAGGTCAGTTGTCATGGTGGTGCTACATGGTTCTTGCAGAAGACTGTTGAAATACATACTATTCTTGGGCTCCCTCCTCAGGTGGAGGGATCGATGAGAGGGGTGGAAATACTGGGGTATGATGAGGTTAATGGTGTAATGTTTTTATTTTTGGACACCAATGTCTACATGCTTCAAGTGATGTCAATGCAATCCAGGAAGCTTCATCAAAGCCGTTATGCCAATAACTGTCATCCTTTCACAAGTTTCTATGGACCAG CCATTCCTGATGGATACGGTGGAGCTGAAATGCTGCAAGATATGTAG
- the LOC119280748 gene encoding germin-like protein 11-1 yields the protein MKLFTVMFFYVLLLGIYTPPSLSDGPPLQDVCPMAPQGERKLFMNGFLCKHPSTILASDFKTLLLNHAGKLDNMVRSSTNIITAAEFPGLNTLGMSMARTDIDPYGLVLPHSHPRASEMMFVHDGSVLAGFFDTTGKLFQKRLCKGDVFIFPRGLVHFIMNYGFRLATTFSVLNSQNPGVVGITHAMFAPDSDVVEGLVARMMKFREMEISDNKTTDFPWTS from the coding sequence ATGAAGCTCTTCACTGTCATGTTTTTCTACGTCCTCCTCCTTGGCATCTATACACCACCAAGTCTATCAGACGGTCCACCACTTCAAGATGTGTGCCCTATGGCGCCTCAGGGTGAAAGGAAGCTGTTCATGAACGGTTTCCTCTGCAAGCACCCTAGCACCATTCTGGCTTCCGATTTCAAGACATTGCTTCTCAACCATGCCGGGAAACTAGACAACATGGTCCGGTCATCAACGAACATCATCACCGCTGCCGAGTTCCCTGGCCTCAACACCCTTGGCATGTCCATGGCACGGACCGACATCGACCCGTATGGGCTAGTGCTTCCCCACTCTCACCCAAGGGCGTCTGAGATGATGTTTGTCCATGATGGCAGTGTGCTGGCCGGTTTCTTTGACACAACCGGTAAGCTGTTTCAGAAGAGACTATGTAAGGGGGATGTGTTCATCTTTCCCCGTGGTttggttcatttcatcatgaactaTGGTTTCCGTCTTGCAACGACGTTCTCGGTGCTTAACAGTCAGAACCCTGGTGTGGTTGGCATCACCCATGCAATGTTTGCGCCAGATTCAGATGTAGTTGAGGGGCTGGTGGCCAGAATGATGAAGTTCAGAGAGATGGAAATCTCTGACAACAAGACTACTGATTTTCCATGGACTTCCTGA
- the LOC119280749 gene encoding uncharacterized protein LOC119280749 isoform X2 → MTRRRSPRLHPQIPAGMAVRRSPRLLSQTHTSEDGSGIALRRSPRLHPQIPVSAKGAGATCRRSSRLNPEICVGEEVSGVTYRRSPRLNPQLHTSEEGAGRRTTLLHPQVHSSEAGSGITRRRRRRGTSPAAPAALPDDDDMLREILLRLPPQPSSLPRASAVCKRWQRVTTDPRLLSSFSAHHRKPPLLGFFEPDCYDIVFTSIMDPPNRIPPERFDTRRQIRSFRKAEVLGCRHGLVLLLADGFIV, encoded by the coding sequence ATGACCCGCCGCCGCAGCCCACGCCTCCATCCCCAGATCCCGGCCGGAATGGCCGTCCGCCGCAGTCCGCGGCTCCTCTCCCAAACCCACACCAGCGAGGATGGCTCCGGCATAGCCCTCCGCCGCAGCCCGCGGCTCCACCCTCAGATCCCCGTGAGTGCCAAGGGCGCCGGAGCGACCTGCCGACGCAGCTCGCGGCTCAACCCCGAAATCTGCGTGGGTGAGGAGGTCTCTGGAGTGACCTACCGCCGCAGCCCGCGGCTCAATCCCCAACTCCACACGAGCGAGGAGGGCGCCGGCCGCCGCACCACGCTGCTCCACCCCCAAGTCCACTCGAGCGAGGCGGGCTCCGGAAttacacgccgccgccgccgccgcggcaccTCGCCGGCTGCGCCTGCCGCCCTGCCGGACGACGACGATATGCTCCGGGAGATCCTCCTGCGCCTCCCGCCTCAGCCGTCCTCCCTCCCGCGCGCCTCCGCCGTCTGCAAACGCTGGCAACGCGTCACCACCGACCCCCGGCTCCTCAGCAGCTTCTCTGCCCACCACCGCAAGCCGCCcctcctcggcttctttgagcctGACTGCTACGACATCGTGTTCACCTCGATCATGGACCCTCCCAACCGCATCCCTCCCGAGAGGTTCGACACACGGCGTCAGATCCGCAGCTTCCGGAAGGCCGAAGTGCTCGGTTGCCGCcacggcctcgtcctcctcctggcaGACGGGTTCATTGTATGA